One stretch of Streptomyces sp. MMBL 11-1 DNA includes these proteins:
- a CDS encoding GuaB1 family IMP dehydrogenase-related protein: protein MRFLEPGTGRYTESPAVPYDLTYDDVFMVPGRSAVGSRQGVDLSSPDGTGTTIPLVVANMTAIAGRRMAETIARRGGLVVIPQDIPIEVVADVISWVKTRHLVLDTPIELAPGQTVADALSLLPKRAHGAGVVVDADRRPVGVVTDHDLTGVDRFTQLSEVMSKDLVLLDADIDPRDAFNKLDGANRKLAPAVDAQGRLVGILTRKAALRATLYTPATDAEGKLRVAAAVGINGDVAGKAKQLLDAGADVLVVDTAHGHQESMISAVKAVRALDPRVPIVAGNIVAAEGVRDLIEAGADIIKVGVGPGAMCTTRMMTGVGRPQFSAVLECAAEARKHGKHVWADGGVRHPRDVAMALAAGASNVMIGSWFAGTYESPGDLQQSADGRFYKESFGMASARAVKNRTSDESAYDRARKALFEEGISTSRMFLDPTRPGVEDLIDSIIAGVRSSCTYAGAGSLAEFAEKAVVGVQSAAGYAEGKPLHASWS from the coding sequence ATGCGTTTTCTTGAGCCGGGCACCGGTCGCTACACAGAGTCCCCCGCGGTCCCGTACGACCTCACGTACGACGATGTCTTCATGGTCCCGGGCCGCTCCGCGGTCGGCTCCCGGCAGGGGGTGGACCTCTCGTCGCCCGACGGAACCGGTACCACCATTCCGCTCGTGGTCGCCAACATGACCGCCATCGCGGGCCGCCGGATGGCCGAAACCATCGCCCGCCGGGGCGGCCTCGTCGTCATCCCCCAGGACATCCCGATCGAGGTCGTCGCCGACGTCATCTCCTGGGTCAAGACGCGCCACCTCGTCCTCGACACCCCGATCGAACTGGCCCCCGGCCAGACCGTCGCCGACGCGCTGTCCCTGCTGCCCAAGCGGGCCCACGGCGCGGGCGTCGTCGTCGACGCCGACCGCCGCCCGGTGGGCGTCGTCACCGACCACGACCTCACGGGCGTCGACCGCTTCACCCAGCTCTCCGAGGTCATGTCCAAGGACCTGGTGCTGCTCGACGCGGACATCGACCCGCGCGACGCCTTCAACAAGCTCGACGGCGCCAACCGCAAGCTCGCCCCCGCGGTCGACGCGCAGGGGCGCCTGGTCGGCATCCTCACCCGCAAGGCCGCCCTGCGCGCCACGCTCTACACCCCCGCCACCGACGCCGAGGGCAAGCTGCGCGTCGCGGCCGCCGTCGGTATCAACGGCGACGTGGCCGGCAAGGCCAAGCAGCTCCTGGACGCGGGCGCCGACGTCCTCGTCGTGGACACGGCCCACGGCCACCAGGAGTCCATGATCAGCGCGGTGAAGGCCGTCCGGGCGCTCGACCCGCGGGTGCCGATCGTCGCGGGCAACATCGTCGCCGCCGAGGGCGTGCGCGACCTGATCGAGGCGGGCGCGGACATCATCAAGGTCGGCGTCGGCCCCGGCGCCATGTGCACCACCCGGATGATGACCGGCGTCGGCCGCCCGCAGTTCTCCGCCGTTCTGGAGTGCGCCGCCGAGGCGAGGAAGCACGGCAAGCACGTCTGGGCGGACGGCGGCGTCCGGCACCCGCGCGACGTGGCGATGGCGCTCGCCGCCGGTGCGTCCAACGTGATGATCGGCTCCTGGTTCGCGGGGACGTACGAGTCGCCCGGCGACCTCCAGCAGTCCGCCGACGGCCGCTTCTACAAGGAGTCCTTCGGCATGGCCTCGGCCCGCGCCGTGAAGAACCGCACCTCGGACGAGTCCGCGTACGACCGCGCCCGCAAGGCGCTCTTCGAGGAGGGCATCTCCACCTCGCGGATGTTCCTCGACCCGACCCGTCCGGGCGTCGAGGACCTCATCGACTCGATCATCGCGGGGGTCCGTTCCTCCTGCACCTACGCCGGCGCCGGCTCCCTGGCGGAGTTCGCCGAGAAGGCGGTCGTCGGCGTCCAGAGCGCCGCCGGTTACGCCGAGGGCAAGCCGCTGCACGCCAGCTGGAGTTGA